The nucleotide window aaacacactgatgctggtgttatatattatgaacaaaactttgtgctccttttttcatttttgcacttattagtcctgccctccatattttctgtacaacacaatcacattaatgtcttaataaataaacacacaatatgTAATTAGCAGTGTAATAATAAGTCCATGGGTGATTAGTTCATTAGGGCAATGAGGCGACATATCTGAGTATCATAGTCCATTCAGCCTTAGGTTTTGTTCTGTATAGGTTATAGGTTATGTTCTGTATATTCCTGTGTCATTTCCAATTTAAATTACtaaaatatatctatatatatttgaagttatgtaataacataattttgggagtaggaccacgcccaaactcctcctctcagccctatatataacatgcaaattcacgtcatttccgccTCAGACAAACTAGCTTCATTTAGTTCAAGAGACGAATCTCGATTCGATtgcttcactacgtcagctTACTCCTCCgcactgggtcattcctgctgatccccatattcggagccgtgtttggccattatcaaacccaccgagcctcctgttttaaaaaacTTGTTATGGGACTGCCCGGCATCTGTTATATACGGCCGTTGTTGTGGTCTTACCCACTCCGGATCGGTGCTCtgctctcctgcttctcctctcACTGCAACCGGCCTCCTGAGCGACACCCCGCATCTGCCTCAGATGCTGGCACACGGCTTTGAGCCTCCCCTTACCTTCATCTCCGGCTACGCTGATACGGGACTGCCTCGTGTTTGGGGAACGTGAATCTACTGTCGGTAtggctgctgctccacagctacGAGCTCTACAGTGCCTTGAGACTGCAATTTCCTCCTCTCCGGCAGAACAGTCTCGGCGTTCCAGTAACGTGCTCTGAAACAATTGCGTTCCCTTTGCTCACTCAGCTAAAGAGAGAAACCCGTCTGCCGGTGTACGGAGCCCCTGCGTAGCAACGTCacaacctcctctctctcccccgactcaacgccccctgctggagcattcttcgTCTTCCTGTTACCCTTCATGTCTGTGTGTAAGCTGGAGAAattagcctcaatgtcttaGTCTTAGCTGTCTCACAGGTCGGTGCCTTTgagggctgttttgataataatataattacctGAGCTGCTTTGGATAATGGCTTGGAATCTGCAATATTCATGGGCACTCGACACGGTCTACTCTACGCATTATCCCATCCCTCTCTTTTTCATCCCACCTCTTCCTCCATtgcagctgcatgcctcagaccttctagtccgcacccctctataggtgctgcagcgggcctgtctcctgtccagcctTCTGGGCACTCGACGCAGTTTCTTCATCCCACCCTCTACCCCACAGCAGCTGCTGCTCTATGCATTATACTTTCCCCTCACAGACAAACGGCACCCTGCGCCCACTGTacagcttgcactctctcctgtTGGATCTTACTTTCTGCCTCTCTGCTTGTAGCTAAGTTTCTCCTAGCGACTGCACCTCACCCTGCCTCTTATGGTACTGATCGCACTGATTCCTCCAGCAGCTGCGGGCTTTCAACCTGACCTCTCCTCTTCGCAAGCATGCTGCTCCgagcccctaagttccagcttatgTGTTCTTCTCAGGCATCGCCTTGGACCAGCTCCTCTACCTAGCACTAAGGCACTTGAcgccacctcaaattcaattcaccctcTCACGTGCAGCCTTGTCGCGCTCTTTCCAGCTTATGCCACCAAGGACCTTCATCTTTCATCTCTCTGCTAGCAACTGCACTTCACCCTGCCTTCTATGGTACCATTCACATTGATTCCTCCAGGCGCTGTGGGCCTTCAACCTGTCCTCTTATCTTCACAACCATGATGCTCctagcccctaagttccagTTATGCTCTCTCCTCAGGTGTTACCTTGGACCAGCACTCAGACACTTGACGCCtcctcaaattcaattcacctTCTTACATGATGCCTCTTATCTGGCTCCTGTTTTTCATCACTATCTAAGCATTTTCGCTATCTTTTAGTCAACTTTCTACCTTGCCCACttgcttgagctcctcagcacATTTGGATTTTGCctctttcagagttttctcccATGTGACAAACTgccttctctctatctcaccattcctgcggtgctgactctttttgggcttcttatttggcctcatctgtcatccctctagatcaccctTCCCCATTCTCAATTCGctctatgccattggaaaggcaccaccagGGCACACCTGACAATGAAGGACATCTCACTTTATTAATGctgcccctctgtagtacttgacttcaaggctgctaccaatccactttccaccttttgttgccagcctcagacccctcacCATTACCCAACCACCATTAATTACACTGGACttagcaacactctgtccaATGCATCCAGTGTGATGCACTATCATGCTGGCCCCAGATTAAAGGGCATTTAGCTGATAATACTTTAAAATTCTATTTGTAGTTGATCAATTTGATTTCTGCCGACACAATGATCTTGGccatcttaagaccaactctgacTATATCGCATTTGACAATAATTACACCTTTAccactgcagcatttaaatACTCAAATTATCAATCATGCTAGAATTTCTGtcatcataatcaataaaggacaTTTAATTTACTCAACCTAATGCTATTTCTCTACCATCTCACATGACACTTAAtcatgcaccagtttattaaaagtAGTCCATTCATAGACTCACTAACGCCtttcatttacatacacacaatccaggacaccaatcaaaccattgaccagagtacctgaacctgtccattctgtagcacttaatgactAGCATTCCTGTAAATTTTTGGGGGACCggcttcatacacattcataagccaccctgatctcctccccaaagacttctgagttcatcttcccgtttcagcctctgcgGGTGTGATCCGTACTAgcgcaaaaaaaaataaaataaataataataataaaaaatatatatatacactgtgtgtgtgtggctttaaCCTGGAACTGATGAAGGCATATCAGAATTTACTCCTGTCGTTACCCATTATTAGCCCTTGGAGGTCTTGGCTTATTttgcctttatatatatatatatatatatatatatatatatatatatatatatatatcacagtaAATAGTATTTAACCTAAGTGAGGTTggtataattttgtttttagttctctctctctctctcttccagcaAGTTCACCCCTCCCATATCCCACTTACTGATTTCAGCTTGTAGTGAAGAGTAAATTTAAAACTCTTTTCTCGTTTCTTTGTAAAatcaaaacatgtcattttgaACTTAGTTAAATTAAGCCTGTACTTTTGATCTATATTGGTGGCGAGTCacagtatgtttttgttttgacaCACCTTGACACAACATTATTTAAAGATCAGGTTTAACTTGAATTTACAGATCAACTTTTTCCTATACACTCTGCCACTAGGTGCACTGGTTTACAGCAGTAAAATCAAACATGAGACTCAACCAACCAATTACCCTTTTGAGACTCAAAATAATGGGTGAATGTAGTCATCATCTTACCCCATTAACTTATTAATCTTTACATCCTTTCTCTATGAGATATCTTGGACATCTGTCCACTGGGCCAGTGAATAGGAATCTATGGTAAATTACTAAAGATCATTTACAGAGTTTTTTGAATGTCAATATCCTTCCTTtatactgtcacacacacccagaggatGTGGTTAAACCTCATTATGCCCTCAATGTTATCACATGTGATAAGTTGCTGTAAACAGATATTTTAACCTCCAAGCCACTATTAAAAAGATGAAGTAGCTGGCTATGatatacagtggtgtgaaagtGTTTACCCCTTCATTTTTTTGCACACGTTTTtccactcttaaatgtttcagatcattaaacaaatttaaatattagtcaaagacaacacaagtaaacattaaatgcagtttttaaaagaaggtttttattattaagggagaaaaatATGCAAACCTACATGCCCCCCCCCTCTGTCACTGCCCTCTAAGAATGaaacagattcttggaggatgTTTTATCTTGACTGCCTgcctaatttttttttctctggttTGGGTTAAAATTTGTTAAAGTATTCCATGtttgaaagtgtgagtgatcagtgagagtGGTTTAAATACCAACATGAAGCCAGGGCCAAATCCCAAACATGTCCCTACACCCTTCATATGGCACATTCGGTCATAATGTGAACTATAAGGtattcttttcatttttgtgAACTATAAGGTTCAAGTTTCCCTATCAATTTGCCATCGGATGATGGATAAATGGGGCAGAGATcctatttctttaattttaacatctaaatgaggactacaagtgttgacagaaagcataaaactatttaaatttcagtttttatttgagttgagtaatgagtgagtttgtgtttgagtaatgCGTAGGCCCCAGTATGGCAGCTACTCTGTATTTTGTCATCAGCTGCATTCCATGAATACATGACAATTGGCATACAAAATTAAAACTCCACACTGTTCACAGAAAGTCCTGAAGAGTGCAGTTTTTGCTGAACTTAAGCCAAAACACACCAGAGTTTCCTGAGcacacaaaaatacaaagtAAATAGGAGTATTtggtattatatatatatatatatatatagttttgaaaataaaatagaattacAACATCTGTAAATTATGGTTTGCAAACTATGTGCTTTAATACCAAAAGCATTGTTGTAGAAAGAAAACATTTCACATAGGCTGTGacttcattcacacattcttCACCACATGGTCATGGCCTTACCTCTTCTACAATGTACTTTATCATATGTGCGAAAGTTAGTTGGAAGTGAAGAAGGTCAACTTATCGTATATCCGGAGAAAGCAACAAACCACAAGCAGCACAGGCTCACATCTGCAGAGTCCAGTGTTAGGGGAAAACTGTATAAGTCAGCAGTTTACAAATGAAAATACTGCAGTTTCTGATGAATTGCTTTCTTCTGCTCTAATGAGTTTCatgcttcagaaaaaaaaattcttagaaCAATAACCCAGATCGAGATCGGGTGTCACATTTTGGGCTCAAACCTACAATCTCTTCCTTTCAGTTGCCTCACACACTGTCAACTTCAGAGGCTTCACTGTAGTCGCTTAAGCCTTAGTTCTTAAATGTGTATGAAGAAGGTGCAGAAATGCTGACCATTGgagttatttttcttctttgtcCAGTGTGTAAGTTATTCCTCTCTTGGAATCCTTCTATTATGAATTTTACATGGTGATTggtgtacacagcaaattcaccagtgttaactCAACTCTATCAGTGTTAAATTAATACTGAGAGTGTTGACAAGATTAtatttttacactaatggtgttgatgtaacactggtgaatttactgtgtatttaactagaaaatttacaatatttacaaGGTTAATAACATCAGGCATTTACTTATCAGAATGATAAGGTGTGGTGTCACATTTGCGTGTCTGCTTacacttgtaaataactcagcGTCCACAACTGTAATTAGTTTTTTCAAGTGCAAAATTAACCCACTCAAATGTGTAGAATATGTACTTATATAGAATGTGTAGAATATGTATGTAGAATTGTAATACACCGTaagaaaatttgtcactgtggtggtatattttgctgtctctggtggtaccctcaaggaaaCATAATAGTTCCCttatttagggaacataattgtaccttattctattataattttagactttaaaattatgttgaattacaaatattcacctctccttctggagaaaggaatgtaatgtacctttagggaacacaactggactttaacaacACTGTTGTAATTTTGACGGCACAttaacactgtttgtacctttagtgaccaatgaTGCACCTCTACCATACATGAGTACCAGTACTTTTTTCTGAGTGTACTCATTTACTGAGTGTTATTTattatacaataaatatatataaatattagacatgttataaatatttatatatttatttattactggtTGTGTACATGTGTAGATTTAATACATTATATTCAGcctagtttttattcattttattttactctATTTAGATTTTACcttgtatttattaatattcttaATTATACCTTTATTGTCTTCAAAATTTATATGATTTCCATCTGgcaatgaatacattttatttaatcttatactttgttttattttaaacaagttaATTTCTGTatggtttaaaaatgtttccaCCCCAGATCCTCTCAAGGCACAAAAAGGCTCCCAACAAGATGGTGCTCTGATACTTCTTGAGGAAGGACAAAATGTGACGATCGTTTGCCCTTACCAGAGTGATATGGCTATGCATTTCTCGTGGTACAGGCACATAATCGGGCACAAGCCTGAGCTAATCTCCACTATTTACAAATACGAATCAAAGGCCACATTCTACCATGAATTTAAAGATAATCCTCGCTTTAATATGGTAAATGGGAAGGGTATAACTTACCTGAATATATCAAAGCTACAGATCTCAGACTCTGCCACATATTACTGTGGAAGTGCCCATTCCAACATAGTGGAGTTTGGGGATGGAACAGAGCTGGTAGTAAGAGGTAACTATAGTTTAATTTATCTTTGAGatttcacaaatatattttttgataCCTCATCTTGtattttcaacatttctttTAGCTTCACATGTCCATATACTGCAACAGCCCACGGTACAGTTAGTTAAATCAGGTGACTCTGTGATTCTGCAGTGTACAGTGCTCACAGGGAGCATTTCAGGAGATCACAGTGTGTACTGGCTGAAACATGGATCAGGAGAATCTCCTCCAGGAATCATTTACGCTCATGGAGACACTAACAGTCAGTGTAGCAGGAGTTCTGAGACGGATTCTcctacacagagctgtgtctacaaactccccaagaccaacctcagtctctctgacgctggaacttactactgtgctgtggctgtgtgtggacagatacTGTTTGGGAACGGGACTAAACTGAACCTTGACAATAAAGGTCAGTTCTACTAGAATATTCTCTGAGATGCTGtctacactgatcagccataacatttaatctccttgtttctgcaaacattttctattttagcagctccattgaccatgtAGGTGTAGTTcttcagttacagactgtagcatacttattctcattctcagtgttgcagtgaAGGTGTGATAACGTAATGCAATGGTGCAAGTGGctcagacactgcagtgctgctggtgtttttaaatactgtacccctcactgtccactctgttagacactcctacgtcatttgtccaccttgtagatgtagtcagagacagtagctcatctgttgctgcacaatttgtgttggttatcctctagtccttcattagaGGACACAGAACGTCACGCACAGGACAATGTTGGCTAAATGTTTTTAGTTGGAGGCCAATTCTCAGCCCCGCAGTGATACCAAGATGCTTATATATGGAGTCCCAAAACCGTCAAAATAATACCTATGCCTTCACTCCCTTGTGTAACTGCATGCCTACATTCATCTGTAGAATGTGTTCATAAGATGTGTAATGAATCAACAGTAACATGAATGACCAAGTTAGCTCCACAtctgctttttattattatttctatttttttaaagatgcacAATGGAAACAGTAACTATTAAAAGCTTCTGtaaaaagttaatattttagCAAAATTTTAGTACTTTGGTATAATAAAGTTATAATccttacacagcaaattcactagCGTTAATACACACTAGCCCCTTTGTAACACAGTGTTACAATAGTGTTACATtttaacactttatttaacactggtgatttttactgtgtaaaattaattttgaaataatattatgACTTTTTAACTTTGTTCAGTTAATGTGTTAGCAATTTTGATCAGAACTCGTTCCATCAGACTGGCAGATCACTGCTCAGCGACATATTACATAATAAATGACACATGGTGTCTGACCCATGCCTGCATTCAAAGTAACATGAAGGCGTAGGCATAATTTTGACCCTTTTGAAACTCCAAATTTAAAAACTAGCAGCAATACTGTATCAGATCCACTTGTAccggcacaacacacactcaccaccaccatgtcagtgtcacagcagtgctgagaatgatccacctctcagctctgtggtggtcctgtgaggatccagaccattgaagagctgGGTAAAAGtttgcagaacaacagattGTTAAATTGAGCTGttaaaaaatggaaaatgaatgtaGTTATTTTACTATTTTGGTTTATAGGAGTACATGTCTTTTGTTGCTGTATATCTCCACATTGGTATTATACTATTAAACAACATGgtgctatttttttatttttctacattGAGCATGGCATACTTTCTTAACATTGAGTCAAATTTCATGATAAATAGAACAGTAGATCTGTTACAAACTGACATAACTTACATTGTACATTTGCTTACATTAAGTTTGCCCTCTCCTTTAAAGTTAACATTGTAAAACAATttaatttttagtttattttttttatttgtttttggccATTGAAAAAATTAACATACAGTattgtgcagaagtcttaggaaCCTaagattattatatatatttaaactaatgccttctcagtaagtgtggtgcttgtataaagttatatataatcagagTACATACAGTAAAACTAGTCATTGgatgataataaataatacggactccacAAGTGTAACGTGGAGTTGGGACCAAAGGcccagtcaaaaaaaaaaagggggggggggggttctgtcACAGTACTGTCTCGGGTGGGGGGTTAAGGTCAGAAGGAGCAGATACAAGGAAAAGGGATagaggtaagtgcaggagatTTTAATATAAGACAGTGAACTTGAACACAAGACTAGGGAGCAAATGCAAAAGGttaggctaaatgctaaacaaggctaaacattaaacaaggactatacagaacAAAAGGGGCTAAGCACAGAGCAGGGCTAAACACAAGGCTTTAAACATAGAACCAGATATAACACAGCAAGACAGAGACATGAATTTGAACACAAGACTAGGGAGCTAAATACAAAAGGTTAGGGAGCATAGACAGCAAACCTACATACATACAATCACCCACACCAGGAAAtactgacaaggactatatgaagacagcacaaacaagaaacacctgggaactgATTAAGACatgtgacactagaaacacaagggaagggtatcacatgacctgggaacaagcaggaagcagacacaagactgtggggaacagtcacatgacaaggcaagcacaaacaagaaacaatacaaaacggAACACAACTCTAAGCACGTTAcaacgaggagagatttggaggccaacacattcacacacagagtatcacactcactggaataatgttatttggttttattgtcatgttgggcgttatttgttgtttgtttgtttgtttgtttgtttgtttgcaaataaacacttactgctcagataaataactttttaaatctTAATCTCTGTTGCGTAAAACGTTTGCACAGTTAtgtatatacattatatttccCAAATACAACGTAGACATTTAATACAATGGACAATGGTTTTGAAAAGTAGAATGTAGGGAAAAAATAGCTGATGGATAGTTTATGCTTGTTTAAAGCCCACTCCCAACAATGTTTATCAAAACAAGATAAGATTTTTGAAAGTGGTCTGTTATGTGTTTTGGAAAGTAATACTTCAATCACAATTAGTAACAGAATAATGACTTTTCTTCCTGTAACACATTTTCAGGTGTCAGCTGTTCTGAGCACATACATATCTTGGTCCTTCTTTCTATCATCAGAACATCACTGATGTCCTGCTGCGTTTCTGTGATCATCATATGGCACTGTACTACTCGAAGAGCAAAAACAACTGTAAACGTGCCTTTCCAGAAAGAAATGCATTATGGACGGCAGCTTGAATCATTCTCCCATCCGAGAAAAACAAGACTCCTAGTTTGAAAACTAGGtgttgatctctctctctctttctctctctctctctctctctcacacacacacacacacacacacactcattctccttctcactcactctcacacacacacacacacaaaaacacagttcAGCAAGACATAATGTTTTAAATCCATTAGTCATGTCAATAAAGCTACTCTGAATATTGAAATTGATATTCACACCAGCCACAACTGGCTCTTGAGGCTTGCACTaaaaatctttctctctctctctctctcgctctctcgctctctctttctctctctctctctctctctctctctctctcacacacacacacagcttctcatTTCAATGCATTCTTATGGTAGTGTACTCACTCCAAACAAgctctgaaaatatttttgaaattgcTTAACCAGTAAGATTGTTGTGACAAGGGCATTTTGCTTTGGTGCAAATATTGTTGTTCAGACTGACCAAAAAAAGGTCTTGTTATCACAGGTTAAACACTGaggaaaatgttcaaaaactttgTGCTGACCTGCTccgaaaataaataaataaattattaataaaatctaTGGTGGAAAAGACCCTCCCCGTAGTGCTGAACAAATGCTCATAACTGGAAAATTGTATTGTGAAATGATTTCTAATTTACAGGAAtttaaatgaatggatggaaaCTGAATGAGAGATAGAACAGAGTGCAGAACAGAGGTGTAAAAATTGTACCCAGGTCTGACCATGTGATATTTTGTGGGCGAAGTAGAGCAGGATGAAAAATAATCAGGGAAAAATGTAGTGAAAAAAAATATGGCAAGTGAATTAGTGTTCATATCCAAAGGCTGTATACAACCCAATACTTCTCAGTGAGACACACAAATTCCAGTTTGAATCAAGTCGATATCTCAAATTGCAGGCATATTTAACTGGACAAAAACTGGCTGAAGAATAATTAGGAAAAAGACCAAACTGActaaaagataaaaatatatttgtgcacTGCGAGCATTGCACAACCATAATGAGATATAGGTTGATTGTACTTTCTACAAAGACCACCAAGAAATGCTTCTTTTCCTACTCTACTAAAGAATAGCTGCTAAAAGCCAAGATTTATTAAGCTAAACTGATATCATATATGGTTCATGTCAGTctctttgtattgttttcatGTGGGTGCTTCCAGTTTGAGCTAACTGAAGTAAGTTctgttaaaatttaaatgaaaactgttactaataaaaacaacatggtACTgtcttaaatttatttttttattcatttttttaaacaaggttTACATAAAGAGGTTATAATTTTTTGTAACATCATCTAGTGACCTGAATGGCCTTGTAGTGAAGATGAATACgttttattaatttctaataagaaattttactTTTGGGATTTGACTTTAATACTCAGACTTTCAGTTGgtcttcagagacatctccaattCACACAAGCCTAGATCGGAATTTGAGATAACACTGTTTGAGATTTTACcttgtatttattaatattcttaGTTATACCTTTATATTCTTCAAAATTTATATGATTTCCATCTGgcaatgaatacattttatttaatcttatactttgttttattttaaacaagttaATTTCTGTatggtttaaaaatgtttccaCCCCAGATCCTCTCAAGGCACAAAAAGGCTCCCAACAAGATGGTGCTCTGATACTTCTTGAGGAAGGACAAAATGTGACGATCGTTTGCCCTTACCAGAGTGATATGGCTATGCATTTCTCGTGGTACAGGCACATAATTGGGCACAAGCCTGAGCTAATCTCCACTATTTACAAATACGAATCAAAGGCCACATTCTAccatgaatttaaaaataatcctCGCTTTAATATGGTAAATGGGAAGGGTATAACTTACCTGAATATATCAAAGCTACAGATCTCAGACTCTGCCACATATTACTGTGGAAGTGCCCATTCCAACATAGTGGAGTTTGGGGATGGAACAGAGCTGGTAGTAAGAGGTAACTATAGTTTAATTCATCTTTGAGatttcacaaatatattttttgataCCTCATCTTGtattttcaacatttctttTAGCTTCACATGTCCATATACTGCAACAGCCCACGGTACAGTTAGTTAAATCAGGTGACTCTGTGATTCTGCAGTGTACAGTGCTCACAGGGAGCATTTCAGGAGATCACAGTGTGTACTGGCTGAAACATGGATCAGGAGAATCTCCTCCAGGAATCATTTACGCTCATGGAGACACTAACAGTCAGTGTAGCAGGAGTTCTGAGACGGATTCTcctacacagagctgtgtctacaaactccccaagaccaacctcagtctctctgacgctggaacttactactgtgctgtggctgtgtgtggacagatacTGTTTGGGAACGGGACTAAACTGAACCTTGACAATAAAGGTCAGTTCTACTAGAATATTCTCTGAGATGCTGtctacactgatcagccataacatttaatctccttgtttctgcaaacattttctattttagcagctccattgaccatgtAGGTGTAGTTcttcagttacagactgtagcatacttattctcattctcagtgttgcagtgaAGGTGTGATAACGTAATGCAATGGTGCAAGTGGctcagacactgcagtgctgctggtgtttttaaatactgtacccctcactgtccactttgttagacactcctacgtcatttgtccaccttgtagatgtagtcagagacagtagctcatctgttgctgcacaatttgtgttggttatcctctagtccttcattagaGGACACAGAACGTCACGCACAGGACAATGTTGGCTAAATGTTTTTAGTTGGAGGCCAATTCTCAGCCCCGCAGTGATACCAAGGTGCTTATATATGGAGTCCCAAAACCGTCAAAATAATACCTATGCCTTCACTCCCTTGTGTAACTGCATGCCTACATTCATCTGCAGAATGTGTTCATAAGATGTGT belongs to Hoplias malabaricus isolate fHopMal1 chromosome 9, fHopMal1.hap1, whole genome shotgun sequence and includes:
- the LOC136706628 gene encoding immunoglobulin kappa light chain-like; the protein is MLTIGVIFLLCPVYPLKAQKGSQQDGALILLEEGQNVTIVCPYQSDMAMHFSWYRHIIGHKPELISTIYKYESKATFYHEFKDNPRFNMVNGKGITYLNISKLQISDSATYYCGSAHSNIVEFGDGTELVVRASHVHILQQPTVQLVKSGDSVILQCTVLTGSISGDHSVYWLKHGSGESPPGIIYAHGDTNSQCSRSSETDSPTQSCVYKLPKTNLSLSDAGTYYCAVAVCGQILFGNGTKLNLDNKGVSCSEHIHILVLLSIIRTSLMSCCVSVIIIWHCTTRRAKTTVNVPFQKEMHYGRQLESFSHPRKTRLLV
- the LOC136706629 gene encoding immunoglobulin kappa light chain-like codes for the protein MANPLKAQKGSQQDGALILLEEGQNVTIVCPYQSDMAMHFSWYRHIIGHKPELISTIYKYESKATFYHEFKNNPRFNMVNGKGITYLNISKLQISDSATYYCGSAHSNIVEFGDGTELVVRASHVHILQQPTVQLVKSGDSVILQCTVLTGSISGDHSVYWLKHGSGESPPGIIYAHGDTNSQCSRSSETDSPTQSCVYKLPKTNLSLSDAGTYYCAVAVCGQILFGNGTKLNLDNKGSATEKATCSLRMTKGSGETRMDLSLTRRQISDDGESPQRLSEHHQLRLSGCRVSGQEGKE